Proteins from a single region of Parasedimentitalea psychrophila:
- a CDS encoding amino acid ABC transporter ATP-binding protein — protein MVWTDTDPMVSIKDLHKSFGSLEVLKGVSMDIMKGEVICIIGPSGSGKSTLIRCVNALNNFQSGSILVEGQEVNDPDLDKLELRKKVGMVFQQYNLFPHKTAIENIMMAPLLVLKDKKEDVERLARGLIKKVRLEGKEDSYPGELSGGQQQRVAIARSLAMNPDVMLFDEVTAALDPETVNEVLQTIRDLAEDGMTCILVTHEMGFAREVADHIYFTDRGVIVEHGPPATFFDAAKDPRTIAFLGQIL, from the coding sequence ATGGTATGGACTGACACAGACCCGATGGTCTCGATCAAGGATCTGCATAAATCTTTTGGATCCCTTGAGGTTCTGAAGGGTGTGTCAATGGACATCATGAAGGGCGAGGTGATTTGTATCATCGGCCCATCAGGGTCCGGAAAATCCACGCTTATTCGCTGTGTTAACGCGCTTAATAACTTTCAGAGCGGCTCCATTCTGGTCGAAGGTCAGGAAGTGAACGATCCGGATCTGGACAAGCTGGAGCTGCGTAAGAAAGTAGGCATGGTGTTTCAGCAATACAATCTGTTCCCGCACAAGACAGCCATCGAGAATATAATGATGGCGCCGCTTTTGGTGCTTAAAGACAAAAAGGAAGATGTGGAAAGGCTGGCGCGTGGGCTGATCAAGAAAGTTCGCCTTGAGGGTAAAGAAGACAGCTATCCAGGAGAGCTTTCGGGCGGGCAGCAGCAGCGTGTCGCTATTGCGCGTTCGCTGGCGATGAACCCGGATGTGATGCTGTTTGACGAAGTGACGGCGGCGCTGGATCCGGAAACTGTCAACGAGGTCTTGCAAACAATAAGGGATCTGGCCGAAGACGGAATGACCTGTATTCTGGTGACCCACGAAATGGGGTTTGCCCGTGAAGTTGCGGATCATATCTATTTTACGGACCGGGGCGTAATCGTAGAGCACGGGCCGCCGGCCACGTTTTTTGACGCTGCCAAAGACCCGCGCACCATCGCGTTTCTAGGTCAAATTCTGTAA